The Campylobacter armoricus sequence ATGAATATAAAAGATTTTTTACTTGAGTTTAAAACAGAAATTAGTGATAATGAATATAACACTTATATTTCACATTTACAATTTAGTGAAAAATTAAGCAAAAATAATATATTAGTATTTATTGCACCTAATCATTTTTTAGCTAAATTTATACAAACAAAATACGCACAAAAATTAGCTTATTTTTATGAAGTAAAAACAGGAATTAATCCTCAAATAAAAATAACAACAAACAATCAAAAAATAGAGAATAATAATAATTTTAATATAGACATTTCTCAAATTAAATTCCAAAGCACTATTTTAAATCCATCTTTTACTTTTGAAAGTTTTGTTGTAGGTGATTCTAATCAATACGCTTATGCAACTTGTAAAGCCATTACAAGTAAAAACAAATTAGGAAAATTATACAATCCTATTTTTATATATGGACCTACAGGACTTGGTAAAACACATTTACTTCAAGCAGTAGGTAATATATGCTTAGATAATGGATATAAAGTTATTTATGCTACAAGTGATAATTTTATCAATGATTTTACTTCACATTTAAATAATAAAACTATGAATAAATTTCATGAAAAATATAAAAGTTGCGATGTATTGCTTATAGATGATGTGCAATTTTTAGGTAAAACTGACAAAATTCAAGAAGAATTTTTTTTCACATTTAATGAAATAAAAGAAAAATTTGGCCAAATCATAATGACAAGTGATAATCCACCAAATATGCTAAAAGGCATAACAGAACGCTTAAAAAGTCGTTTTGCAAATGGAATTATTGCAGATATTACTCCACCTCAACTTGATACAAAAATCGCAATTATTAAGAAAAAATGTGAATTTAATGCTATTGATCTTGACTCACAAGTAATTAGTTATATTGCTACTTCTATGGGTGATAATATCAGAGAAATCGAAGGAATGATTACAAATTTAAATGCTCAAGCAAGACTTTTTAATCAAAAAATCACTTTAGAAATCGTTAAAAGTTTTATGAAAGATCACATTAAAGAAACAAAAGAAAATATCAATGTTGAAGATATATTAAGTGAAGTTTCAAAAAGTTATAATCTCAAATCAAATGATATAAAATCAAACAAAAAAACACAAAATATAGTTATGGCAAGAAGAGTTGTGATATTTTTAGCAAGAGAACTTACAACTATGTCTATGCCTCAACTTGCTAGATTTTTTAATATGAAAGATCATACTGCAATTTCGCATAATATTAAAAAAATTCAAGAATTAATGAATGAGAATGAAAATTTAAAAGCCATCATAGATGAATTAAGAAATAAAATCCTAACAAAAATAAAAAGTATGTGAATTAATGTGAATTATTAAAAATTTTATTCTATGATTAAAAAATCTATAAAAAAAGGCTTTTAAAAAGTATTTCACATTTTCACATTGCTTATTATTATGATAAAATAAATTTAAAAAATAAAGGAAATAAAAATGAAAATTAGCATTAACAAAAACACTCTTGAATCAGCCATAGTTTTAACTAACTCTTATGTAGATAAAAAAGACTCAAGCAATATTGCTTCTCACTTACTTTTTGAAGTAATAGAAGATAAATTAATCATAAGAGCAAGTGATTATGAAATAGGAATTAACTATAAAATCAAAAAAATTAAAGTTGAAAGTGCAGGTTTTGCAACTGCTAATGCTAAAAGTATTTTAGATATTATTAAAAGTTTAAATAATGAAGATGTTGTTTTAGAAACTATAGAAAATTTTCTCTTTATAAGACAAAAAGGAACAAAATATAAACTTCCTATGTTTAATTATGAAGATTTCCCAAATTTTCCAAGTACTGAAGGAAAAGATAAATTCGATATTGACTCAAGTGATTTAAGTAGATCTTTAAAAAAAATCTTACCTGCTATTGATACAAATAATCCAAAATATTCTTTAAATGGTGCATTATTAGATATAAAAACCACTCATATTAGCTTCGTAGGAACAGATACAAAGCGTTTAGCTGTATTCACATTAAATAAAACTAATGAAAAAGAATTTAATCTTTGTATCCCTAAAAAAGCTATCTTAGAAATGCAAAAAATATTTTTTGAAAAAATTGAAATTTATTATGATGAAAATATACTTATTGCAAAAAATGATAATTTTGAATTCTTTACAAAACTTATTAATGACAAATTTCCTGATTATGAAAGAGTAATTCCAAAAAATATTACTAAAGAATTTATTTTTAAAACTGAAGAATTTATGGATGCATTAAAAAAAATCAATGTAATTACTGAAAAAATGAAATTATATTTTCACAAAAACAAACTTATTTTTGAAGGTATTAGTTTAGATAATATGGAAGCAAAAACAGAACTTGAAATAGAACTTAATATAGATGAAGAATTTAATCTTTGTATAAAAAATAAATTTCTTACAGACTTTTTAAATTCTATTGAAAGCGAAACTTTTAAATTAAGTATTAATGAGCCTCATATGGCATTTTTAGTTTCAAGTGAAGAATTACAAACTGTGATTATGCCAGTAATTTTATAAGGAAAATGAATGCAAGAAAATCAAAATTATAATGCAGGAAATATTAAAGTTTTAAAAGGCTTAGAAGCTGTTAGAAAACGCCCTGGTATGTATATAGGTGATACAAACATAGGCGGGCTTCATCATATGATTTATGAAGTAGTAGAT is a genomic window containing:
- the dnaA gene encoding chromosomal replication initiator protein DnaA, whose translation is MNIKDFLLEFKTEISDNEYNTYISHLQFSEKLSKNNILVFIAPNHFLAKFIQTKYAQKLAYFYEVKTGINPQIKITTNNQKIENNNNFNIDISQIKFQSTILNPSFTFESFVVGDSNQYAYATCKAITSKNKLGKLYNPIFIYGPTGLGKTHLLQAVGNICLDNGYKVIYATSDNFINDFTSHLNNKTMNKFHEKYKSCDVLLIDDVQFLGKTDKIQEEFFFTFNEIKEKFGQIIMTSDNPPNMLKGITERLKSRFANGIIADITPPQLDTKIAIIKKKCEFNAIDLDSQVISYIATSMGDNIREIEGMITNLNAQARLFNQKITLEIVKSFMKDHIKETKENINVEDILSEVSKSYNLKSNDIKSNKKTQNIVMARRVVIFLARELTTMSMPQLARFFNMKDHTAISHNIKKIQELMNENENLKAIIDELRNKILTKIKSM
- the dnaN gene encoding DNA polymerase III subunit beta, producing MKISINKNTLESAIVLTNSYVDKKDSSNIASHLLFEVIEDKLIIRASDYEIGINYKIKKIKVESAGFATANAKSILDIIKSLNNEDVVLETIENFLFIRQKGTKYKLPMFNYEDFPNFPSTEGKDKFDIDSSDLSRSLKKILPAIDTNNPKYSLNGALLDIKTTHISFVGTDTKRLAVFTLNKTNEKEFNLCIPKKAILEMQKIFFEKIEIYYDENILIAKNDNFEFFTKLINDKFPDYERVIPKNITKEFIFKTEEFMDALKKINVITEKMKLYFHKNKLIFEGISLDNMEAKTELEIELNIDEEFNLCIKNKFLTDFLNSIESETFKLSINEPHMAFLVSSEELQTVIMPVIL